One region of Skermanella mucosa genomic DNA includes:
- a CDS encoding DUF4351 domain-containing protein, protein MAEGIQIGRVQGKTEGHAEGKAEGKAEGKAEILLRQLRRRFGNLPETTLQRVLKASDDDLNLWADRILDAASLEAVFAPRRNN, encoded by the coding sequence ATGGCCGAAGGCATCCAGATCGGCAGGGTCCAGGGAAAGACCGAGGGCCATGCGGAGGGCAAGGCGGAGGGAAAAGCAGAAGGCAAAGCCGAGATCCTGCTGCGCCAACTCCGCCGACGCTTCGGAAACTTGCCGGAGACCACTCTTCAGCGCGTGCTCAAGGCATCCGACGACGATCTGAACCTGTGGGCCGACCGTATCCTCGACGCAGCGAGCTTGGAAGCGGTCTTCGCGCCGCGCAGGAACAACTGA
- a CDS encoding Rpn family recombination-promoting nuclease/putative transposase, which translates to MSARITRRHDQFFKLLLDQPGAAGALLKERLPAEVAERLGPEAPELVNTSFVDGELREYRADRLYRVSTRDGRHAFIFVLVEHKSSPDPGIGLQLLVYMVRIWEWWLRNEGTTADGGHRRLPLIMPLVVYHGRSEWQVPLTFAEGLDFDDEALRPHVLDFRYSLADLGRIDDAVLSRQKALRIGLLILKHGDAGGDLRTKLLTLGRAAAALSVDDLITLVRYIVAEPNEIPPGLLSEVLGEILPGQEERVMSIASEQWMAEGIQIGKVQGKAEGKAEILLRQLRRRFGTVPEITVQHVLKASDDDLNLWADRILDASNLEEVFAPRRTN; encoded by the coding sequence ATGTCCGCTCGCATCACCCGGCGCCATGACCAGTTTTTCAAGCTCCTGCTCGACCAGCCGGGCGCCGCCGGCGCGCTGCTGAAGGAACGCTTGCCGGCCGAGGTCGCCGAGCGGCTCGGGCCGGAAGCGCCGGAGCTGGTGAACACTTCGTTCGTCGATGGCGAACTGCGGGAGTACCGGGCCGACCGCCTGTACCGGGTCAGCACCCGGGACGGCCGGCACGCCTTCATCTTCGTCCTGGTCGAGCACAAGTCCTCGCCCGATCCCGGCATCGGTCTGCAGCTCCTGGTATACATGGTCCGGATCTGGGAATGGTGGCTGCGGAACGAGGGGACGACGGCGGACGGTGGGCACCGGCGCCTGCCGCTGATCATGCCGCTGGTAGTCTATCACGGAAGGTCCGAGTGGCAGGTGCCGCTCACCTTCGCCGAGGGGCTCGATTTCGACGACGAGGCGCTGCGGCCGCATGTGCTGGATTTCAGATACTCGCTCGCAGACCTGGGCCGGATCGACGACGCCGTCCTGTCGCGCCAGAAGGCGTTACGGATAGGATTGCTGATCCTGAAACATGGCGATGCCGGCGGCGACCTGCGGACCAAGCTGCTGACGCTCGGCCGTGCGGCGGCGGCCCTCAGCGTCGATGACTTGATAACCCTCGTGCGCTACATTGTCGCCGAGCCCAACGAGATACCGCCGGGGCTGCTGAGCGAGGTGCTCGGAGAAATCCTGCCGGGACAGGAGGAGAGGGTCATGTCGATCGCGTCGGAACAGTGGATGGCCGAAGGCATCCAGATCGGCAAAGTCCAGGGTAAGGCAGAGGGCAAGGCGGAGATCCTGTTGCGCCAGCTTCGCCGCCGCTTTGGAACCGTGCCGGAGATCACGGTCCAGCACGTGCTCAAGGCATCCGACGACGATCTGAACCTGTGGGCCGACCGCATCCTCGATGCGTCGAACCTGGAGGAGGTCTTCGCGCCGCGCAGAACCAATTGA
- the urtE gene encoding urea ABC transporter ATP-binding subunit UrtE, whose protein sequence is MLTVEDVDLYYGASHILRRVGLNAPKGAVTCLLGRNGVGKTSLLRAVLGLEPIRHGRILWEGQDIARLAPHDRARRGIAYVPQGREIFPRLSVLENLQTGFAPLPRKDRTIPDEIFELFPVLKTMLNRRGGDLSGGQQQQLAIARALVTRPRLMILDEPTEGIQPSIIKLIEAVIRKLGDRGDMAILLVEQYFEFARDLADHFAVMDRGEVVLAGPKAGMVETEVRRYLTV, encoded by the coding sequence ATGCTGACCGTCGAAGACGTGGACCTCTATTACGGCGCCAGCCATATCCTGCGCCGGGTCGGGCTGAACGCTCCGAAGGGCGCGGTCACCTGCCTGCTCGGCCGCAACGGCGTCGGCAAGACCAGCCTCCTGCGCGCGGTGCTGGGGCTGGAGCCGATCCGCCATGGCCGGATCCTGTGGGAAGGCCAGGACATCGCCCGCCTGGCACCGCACGACCGCGCCCGACGCGGCATCGCCTATGTGCCGCAGGGCCGCGAGATCTTTCCCAGGCTGTCCGTGCTGGAGAACCTCCAGACCGGCTTCGCCCCCCTGCCCCGCAAGGACCGAACCATCCCGGACGAGATCTTCGAGCTGTTCCCCGTCTTGAAGACCATGCTGAACCGGCGCGGCGGCGACCTGTCGGGCGGGCAGCAGCAGCAGCTCGCCATCGCCCGCGCCCTGGTCACCCGCCCGCGCCTGATGATCCTGGACGAGCCGACTGAAGGCATACAGCCCTCGATCATCAAGCTGATCGAGGCGGTGATCCGGAAGCTGGGCGACCGCGGCGACATGGCGATCCTGCTGGTCGAACAGTATTTCGAGTTCGCCCGCGATCTGGCCGACCATTTCGCGGTGATGGACCGCGGCGAGGTGGTGCTGGCCGGCCCAAAGGCCGGCATGGTGGAAACTGAAGTGAGGCGGTACCTGACGGTGTGA
- the urtD gene encoding urea ABC transporter ATP-binding protein UrtD, protein MLRASTAPDAAELVLPVEATPVRTARQPAGSILYLDGVSVSFDGFKALNSLSLVIDKGEMRTIIGPNGAGKTTMMDVITGKTKPNTGDVLFNGNVDLTRLDEAAIANLGIGRKFQKPTVFEHLTVFENLELALKTDRGTFATLFFHLTGGQARRIDEILGVIGLGDRRTEKAGALSHGQKQWLEIGMLLMQEGQLLLLDEPVAGMTDHETETTARLLLDIARERSIVVVEHDMEFVRALGAKVTVLHEGSVLAEGSIDTVQADHRVIEVYLGR, encoded by the coding sequence ATGCTGCGAGCAAGCACGGCGCCTGACGCCGCTGAACTGGTCCTGCCGGTCGAGGCGACGCCGGTCCGCACCGCCCGCCAGCCGGCCGGGTCCATCCTGTACCTGGACGGCGTGTCGGTCAGCTTCGACGGTTTCAAGGCACTGAACAGCCTGAGCCTGGTGATCGACAAAGGCGAGATGCGCACCATCATCGGCCCGAACGGCGCCGGCAAGACGACCATGATGGACGTCATCACCGGCAAGACCAAGCCGAACACCGGCGACGTGCTGTTCAACGGCAATGTCGACCTGACAAGGCTGGACGAGGCCGCCATCGCCAACCTGGGCATCGGCCGCAAGTTCCAGAAACCCACGGTGTTCGAGCACCTGACCGTGTTCGAGAACCTGGAACTCGCGTTGAAGACCGACCGCGGCACCTTCGCCACCCTGTTCTTCCACCTGACCGGGGGGCAGGCCCGCCGGATCGACGAGATCCTGGGCGTGATCGGGCTGGGCGACCGGCGGACCGAGAAGGCCGGCGCCCTCAGCCACGGCCAGAAGCAGTGGCTGGAAATCGGCATGCTGCTGATGCAGGAAGGCCAGCTCCTGCTGCTGGACGAGCCCGTCGCGGGCATGACCGACCACGAGACCGAGACGACCGCCCGCCTGCTGCTCGACATCGCGCGGGAGCGTTCCATCGTGGTGGTCGAGCACGACATGGAGTTCGTTCGGGCGCTCGGCGCCAAGGTGACGGTCCTGCACGAGGGATCGGTCCTGGCCGAAGGATCGATCGACACCGTGCAGGCCGACCATCGCGTCATCGAAGTCTATCTGGGGCGCTGA
- the urtC gene encoding urea ABC transporter permease subunit UrtC has translation MLLMSRLATLESRRGWQVFLILLVLTVVLVPVLNLALPPESPFHVPTYMLSLLGKYLCFALLALSLDLIWGYAGALSLGHGAFFALGGYCMGMYLMRQIGDRGVYGNAEVPDFMVFLNWSELPWYWWGFDQFWFAMLMVMAVPGLLAFALGWLTFRSRITGVYFSIITQAMVFALMLAFFRNEMGFGGNNGLTDFKEILGYNIQDRGTRIGLYVASALVLALGYLVSRFIVTSKLGRVLMAIRDAESRVRFLGYSVTNAKLFVFTVSAMLAGIAGALYVPQVGIINPSEFSPGNSIEIAVWVAVGGRGTLFGAILGAFTVNGAKSFFTGAAPEFWLFFLGALFIVCTLFLPRGIVGLAGQVRDRIALKSTSAPKEVGGNAASKHGA, from the coding sequence ATGCTGCTGATGTCGCGTCTCGCGACCCTGGAATCCCGCCGGGGCTGGCAGGTCTTCCTGATCCTCCTGGTGCTGACCGTCGTGCTGGTGCCGGTGCTGAACCTGGCGCTGCCGCCGGAGAGCCCCTTCCATGTGCCGACATACATGCTGAGCCTGCTCGGCAAGTATCTTTGCTTCGCCCTGCTCGCCCTCAGCCTGGACCTGATCTGGGGCTATGCCGGGGCGCTCAGCCTGGGCCACGGCGCGTTCTTCGCGCTCGGCGGCTACTGCATGGGCATGTACCTGATGCGCCAGATCGGCGACCGCGGCGTCTACGGCAACGCGGAGGTTCCCGACTTCATGGTGTTCCTGAACTGGAGCGAGCTGCCCTGGTACTGGTGGGGCTTCGACCAGTTCTGGTTCGCCATGCTGATGGTGATGGCGGTGCCCGGCCTGCTGGCCTTCGCGCTGGGCTGGCTGACCTTCCGGTCCCGGATCACCGGCGTCTATTTCTCGATCATCACCCAGGCGATGGTGTTCGCCCTGATGCTGGCCTTCTTCCGCAACGAGATGGGCTTCGGCGGGAACAACGGCCTGACCGACTTCAAGGAGATCCTGGGCTACAACATCCAGGACCGGGGCACCCGGATCGGACTCTACGTCGCCTCCGCCCTGGTGCTGGCGCTGGGCTATCTGGTCAGCCGCTTCATCGTCACGTCCAAGCTGGGCCGGGTGCTCATGGCGATCCGCGACGCGGAGAGCCGGGTGCGTTTCCTGGGCTATTCGGTGACCAACGCCAAGCTGTTCGTGTTCACCGTATCCGCCATGCTGGCCGGCATCGCCGGGGCGCTGTACGTGCCGCAGGTCGGCATCATCAACCCGTCGGAGTTCTCGCCCGGCAACTCGATCGAGATCGCGGTGTGGGTCGCGGTCGGCGGGCGCGGCACGCTGTTCGGCGCCATCCTGGGCGCCTTCACGGTCAACGGCGCCAAGAGCTTCTTCACCGGCGCGGCGCCGGAATTCTGGCTGTTCTTCCTGGGCGCCCTGTTCATCGTCTGCACCCTGTTCCTGCCGCGCGGCATCGTCGGCCTGGCGGGCCAGGTCAGGGACAGGATCGCCCTCAAATCCACTTCGGCACCCAAGGAGGTCGGCGGCAATGCTGCGAGCAAGCACGGCGCCTGA
- the urtB gene encoding urea ABC transporter permease subunit UrtB — MTILNSCLATAARVLRGLHAVMLAALVVCGLAGFGTALGAFAAPSAWADEYGDTVAGLAAPGFAEKVGAIEALALLGDDRATPVLQAMSENRLYTRKDDGRLVIGSAGRDIALTDAVTGEALGTASSRDLTRINVNNALRSALAGAIGRLQINNPDPAKRLAAAETMAKDRTPEAAALLREALDRETVEDVRAAMALTFAKMSLGSPDAAERLAAVNDLSQRLTPEVRALVTPLAAVNADGTFAEPDARVRAAAADLLDRIDSRLAMTELALNLFQGISLGSVLLLAAIGLAITFGVMGVINMAHGEMIMLGAYTTVVVQQLFREWIPADFFGLYLILSIPAAFLVAGAVGVVMERGIIRFLYGRPLETLLATWGISLMLQQAVRAIFGAPNKEVSNPGWMTGAWEAMPGMVLTYNRIAIILFAFAVLAGLAALLRYTPFGLQMRAVTQNRNMASAMGIRTGWVDALTFGLGSGIAGVAGVALSQIGNVSPNLGQGYIVDSFMVVVFGGVGSLWGVLAGAMTLGIFNKFLEPYAGAMLGKILILVFIILFIQKRPRGLFALKGRAAEA; from the coding sequence CTCGGCGCCTTCGCCGCCCCATCCGCCTGGGCGGACGAGTATGGCGACACGGTCGCGGGACTGGCGGCCCCGGGATTCGCCGAGAAGGTCGGGGCCATCGAAGCGCTGGCGCTGCTGGGTGACGACCGCGCGACGCCGGTCCTGCAAGCCATGTCGGAGAATCGTCTCTATACGCGCAAGGACGACGGCCGGCTGGTGATCGGAAGCGCCGGACGCGACATCGCCCTGACCGACGCCGTCACCGGCGAGGCACTGGGAACCGCGTCCAGCCGCGACCTGACCCGCATCAACGTGAACAACGCGCTACGCAGCGCCCTGGCCGGCGCCATCGGCCGGCTCCAGATCAACAACCCGGATCCGGCCAAGCGGCTCGCCGCCGCCGAGACCATGGCCAAGGACCGCACGCCCGAAGCGGCGGCGCTGCTTCGCGAGGCGCTGGACCGGGAGACGGTCGAGGACGTTCGCGCCGCCATGGCGCTGACCTTCGCCAAGATGAGCCTGGGCAGCCCCGACGCGGCGGAGCGGCTGGCCGCGGTCAACGACCTGTCCCAGCGGTTGACGCCCGAGGTGCGGGCCCTGGTGACTCCGCTGGCCGCCGTCAACGCCGACGGCACCTTCGCCGAACCGGATGCCCGGGTGCGCGCCGCCGCAGCCGACCTGCTCGACCGGATCGACAGCCGCCTCGCTATGACAGAACTGGCGCTCAACCTGTTCCAGGGGATCAGCCTGGGCTCGGTCCTGCTGCTCGCCGCGATCGGCCTCGCCATCACCTTCGGCGTGATGGGCGTGATCAACATGGCCCACGGCGAGATGATCATGCTGGGCGCCTACACCACGGTGGTGGTGCAGCAGTTGTTCCGCGAATGGATCCCCGCCGACTTCTTCGGCCTCTACCTGATCCTCTCGATCCCGGCCGCGTTCCTGGTGGCGGGCGCCGTCGGCGTCGTGATGGAGCGCGGCATCATCCGATTCCTGTACGGCAGGCCGCTGGAAACGCTGCTGGCGACCTGGGGCATCAGCCTGATGCTTCAGCAGGCGGTCCGGGCGATCTTCGGCGCCCCGAACAAGGAGGTCTCCAATCCCGGCTGGATGACGGGCGCCTGGGAAGCCATGCCCGGCATGGTGCTGACCTACAACCGCATCGCCATCATCCTGTTCGCCTTCGCGGTGCTGGCGGGCTTGGCGGCGTTGCTGCGCTACACCCCCTTCGGCCTGCAGATGCGCGCGGTGACGCAGAACCGGAACATGGCGTCGGCCATGGGCATCCGCACCGGCTGGGTCGACGCCCTGACCTTCGGCCTCGGCTCCGGCATTGCCGGGGTGGCCGGAGTAGCGCTCAGCCAGATCGGCAATGTCAGCCCCAACCTGGGCCAGGGCTACATCGTGGACAGCTTCATGGTGGTCGTGTTCGGTGGGGTCGGCAGCCTGTGGGGCGTACTGGCGGGCGCCATGACGCTGGGCATCTTCAACAAGTTCCTGGAGCCCTATGCCGGTGCCATGCTCGGCAAGATCCTGATCCTCGTCTTCATCATCCTGTTCATCCAGAAGCGCCCGCGCGGCCTGTTCGCGCTCAAGGGCCGCGCCGCGGAGGCCTGA